The following coding sequences are from one Gossypium raimondii isolate GPD5lz chromosome 4, ASM2569854v1, whole genome shotgun sequence window:
- the LOC105780677 gene encoding uncharacterized protein LOC105780677 isoform X1, which yields MSGGYSNSKKTDDIYEKVCGQQASFAALTMSRLRCMLRGIDIRICIVLLIAIPVFMFGIYLHGQKITYFLRPLWESPPKPFHEIPHYYNENVTMERLCHLHGWKVRESPRRVFDAVLFNNEIDILALRWNELSPYVTQFVLLESNSTFTSLLKPLLFAGNRHQFKFVEPRLTYGMIGGRFKKGENPFVEEAYQRVALDQLLRIAGIEEDDLLTMSDVDEIPSGHTINLLRWCDDIPPVIHLQLRNYLYSFEYHVDNKSWRASVHRYKPGKTRYAHYRQSDIILSDSGWHCSFCFRYVSEFIFKMKAYSHTDRVRFPHYLNPKRIQDVICKGADLFDMLPEEYTFKEIIGKMGPIPHSYSAVHLPAYLLNNAEKYKYLLPGNCRRESG from the exons ATGTCTGGCGGCTACTCTAATTCAAAGAAGACTGATGATATCTATGAAAAAGTTTGTGGACAG CAGGCATCCTTTGCAGCATTGACGATGTCTAGATTGCGGTGTATGTTGCGGGGGATCGATATCCGGATTTGCATCGTCCTTCTCATCGCAATCCCGGTGTTCATGTTCGGCATATATTTGCACGGTCAGAAGATCACTTATTTCCTCAGACCGCTATGGGAATCACCTCCTAAGCCATTCCATGAAATCCCCCACTATTATAATGAGAATGTGACAATGGAGAGACTCTGCCATCTTCATGGATGGAAAGTCCGTGAGTCCCCTAGACGTGTCTTCGATGCGGTATTGTTCAACAACGAGATTGACATCCTCGCACTTCGTTGGAATGAATTGTCTCCATATGTAACGCAGTTTGTACTTCTCGAGTCTAACTCCACGTTCACTAGCTTACTGAAACCATTGCTTTTCGCTGGCAACAGACATCAATTTAAGTTTGTCGAGCCTCGTTTGACATATGGGATGATTGGTGGGAGGTTCAAGAAGGGTGAAAATCCTTTCGTCGAAGAAGCGTATCAGAGAGTTGCATTGGATCAGCTTCTTAGAATAGCCGGGATAGAAGAGGATGATTTATTGACAATGTCTGATGTCGATGAGATCCCTAGTGGGCATACGATTAATTTATTGAGATGGTGTGATGATATACCGCCTGTCATTCATCTTCAGTTGAGAAACTATTTGTACTCTTTCGAGTATCATGTTGACAACAAGAGCTGGAGAGCTTCGGTCCACAGGTACAAGCCGGGCAAGACCAGATATGCTCATTATCGTCAATCCGATATAATCTTGTCCGATTCAGGGTGGCATTGTAGCTTTTGTTTTCGGTACGTCAGTGAGTTCATATTCAAGATGAAAGCTTACAGCCATACCGACCGAGTGAGGTTCCCTCACTACTTGAACCCCAAGAGGATTCAGGATGTAATATGCAAAGGGGCTGACCTATTCGACATGCTTCCCGAAGAATACACATTCAAGGAGATCATCGGGAAGATGGGACCGATCCCCCACTCGTATTCAGCCGTCCATCTTCCTGCTTATCTGTTGAACAATGCAGAGAAATATAAATACCTTTTGCCCGGAAACTGCAGAAGAGAGAGTGGCTGA
- the LOC105780677 gene encoding uncharacterized protein LOC105780677 isoform X2, giving the protein MSGGYSNSKKTDDIYEKVCGQASFAALTMSRLRCMLRGIDIRICIVLLIAIPVFMFGIYLHGQKITYFLRPLWESPPKPFHEIPHYYNENVTMERLCHLHGWKVRESPRRVFDAVLFNNEIDILALRWNELSPYVTQFVLLESNSTFTSLLKPLLFAGNRHQFKFVEPRLTYGMIGGRFKKGENPFVEEAYQRVALDQLLRIAGIEEDDLLTMSDVDEIPSGHTINLLRWCDDIPPVIHLQLRNYLYSFEYHVDNKSWRASVHRYKPGKTRYAHYRQSDIILSDSGWHCSFCFRYVSEFIFKMKAYSHTDRVRFPHYLNPKRIQDVICKGADLFDMLPEEYTFKEIIGKMGPIPHSYSAVHLPAYLLNNAEKYKYLLPGNCRRESG; this is encoded by the exons ATGTCTGGCGGCTACTCTAATTCAAAGAAGACTGATGATATCTATGAAAAAGTTTGTGGACAG GCATCCTTTGCAGCATTGACGATGTCTAGATTGCGGTGTATGTTGCGGGGGATCGATATCCGGATTTGCATCGTCCTTCTCATCGCAATCCCGGTGTTCATGTTCGGCATATATTTGCACGGTCAGAAGATCACTTATTTCCTCAGACCGCTATGGGAATCACCTCCTAAGCCATTCCATGAAATCCCCCACTATTATAATGAGAATGTGACAATGGAGAGACTCTGCCATCTTCATGGATGGAAAGTCCGTGAGTCCCCTAGACGTGTCTTCGATGCGGTATTGTTCAACAACGAGATTGACATCCTCGCACTTCGTTGGAATGAATTGTCTCCATATGTAACGCAGTTTGTACTTCTCGAGTCTAACTCCACGTTCACTAGCTTACTGAAACCATTGCTTTTCGCTGGCAACAGACATCAATTTAAGTTTGTCGAGCCTCGTTTGACATATGGGATGATTGGTGGGAGGTTCAAGAAGGGTGAAAATCCTTTCGTCGAAGAAGCGTATCAGAGAGTTGCATTGGATCAGCTTCTTAGAATAGCCGGGATAGAAGAGGATGATTTATTGACAATGTCTGATGTCGATGAGATCCCTAGTGGGCATACGATTAATTTATTGAGATGGTGTGATGATATACCGCCTGTCATTCATCTTCAGTTGAGAAACTATTTGTACTCTTTCGAGTATCATGTTGACAACAAGAGCTGGAGAGCTTCGGTCCACAGGTACAAGCCGGGCAAGACCAGATATGCTCATTATCGTCAATCCGATATAATCTTGTCCGATTCAGGGTGGCATTGTAGCTTTTGTTTTCGGTACGTCAGTGAGTTCATATTCAAGATGAAAGCTTACAGCCATACCGACCGAGTGAGGTTCCCTCACTACTTGAACCCCAAGAGGATTCAGGATGTAATATGCAAAGGGGCTGACCTATTCGACATGCTTCCCGAAGAATACACATTCAAGGAGATCATCGGGAAGATGGGACCGATCCCCCACTCGTATTCAGCCGTCCATCTTCCTGCTTATCTGTTGAACAATGCAGAGAAATATAAATACCTTTTGCCCGGAAACTGCAGAAGAGAGAGTGGCTGA
- the LOC105780614 gene encoding CRM-domain containing factor CFM9, mitochondrial gives MFAARNLQKHCLKTLSSLLQSNPNRNVVAFKDTAPKLISSNVIRLDGCFEDNFASFPSFTDPLNGWFRMMSTSRGRSMRSKVERRMQKESGKTAREIRRAKKIKKKLMTDEERLIYNLKRAKKKVALLLQKLKKYELPELLPSVHDPELLTPEQLQAFKKIGFRNKNYVPVGVRGVFGGVVQNMHLHWKFHETVQVCCDNFPKEKIKEMATMLARLSGGIVINIHNVKTIIMFRGRNYRQPKNLIPINTLTKRKALFKARFEQALEAQKLNIKKIEQELRREGINPEDPVAMASIQRVAATFFNAIDEKEGSPYVFRGDQSPIAEPKTTLAHEEAPAESDQEDLDRFIAEIEHAADREWAEGEEEEKEEIGRIRYWNRQEFGGRPGRFDNLQNDYSDDEFRGSRGWKGPHGNKRTAGSVDEYEDNFGDAAGLDRGNAGGLSEAGSEDYDDGSEEDFEFKRSMVEKRKQDTVGRWSSTAGIKRNAGGSYRRAMAEEDSEMESMLDDLDSAMRESEVEEDEDDDFGASNRSKNFRSSSDEEDGFYTTKGSEKNRVKYYESDGCYEDNAELEKSNRAAYGKVDRIGRGRNADAEYRKKITKEADDVFSD, from the exons ATGTTTGCTGCTAGGAATCTTCAAAAACACTGCTTGAAGACTCTGTCTTCTCTGTTGCAATCAAATCCCAACAG GAATGTTGTGGCTTTTAAGGATACTGCTCCCAAACTAATTTCAAGCAATGTGATACGATTAGATGGATGTTTTGAAGATAATTTTGCATCATTTCCTTCCTTCACTGATCCCTTAAATGGATGGTTTCGGATGATGTCGACTTCAAGGGGGAGAAGTATGCGAAGCAAGGTCGAAAGACGAATGCAGAAAGAGTCTGGTAAAACAGCTAGGGAAATCCGGAGGGCGAAGAAGATTAAGAAAAAGCTTATGACTGATGAGGAGAGGCTTATTTACAACCTCAAGAGA GCTAAGAAGAAAGTTGCACTTCTATTACAAAAACTCAAGAAGTATGAGCTTCCAGAGCTGCTGCCTTCTGTGCATGATCCCGAGCTTTTGACCCCTGAGCAGCTTCAAGCATTTAAAAAGATTGGATtcagaaacaaaaattatgtTCCCGTTGGAGTGCGTGGGGTCTTTGGAGGAGTTGTCCAAAATATGCATCTCCACTGGAAATTTCATGAGACAGTGCAAGTTTGTTGTGATAACTTCCCCAAAGAAAAGATAAAGGAAATGGCAACCATGCTTGCGAGACTGAGTGGTGGAATTGTCATTAACATACACAATGTGAAAACAATTATCATGTTCCGTGGAAGAAATTATCGCCAACCAAAAAATCTGATTCCCATCAATACTCTTACCAAAAGGAAG GCATTGTTCAAGGCCAGATTTGAACAAGCTCTTGAAGCTCAGAAGTTAAACATAAAGAAGATAGAACAAGAACTTCGGCGAGAAGGTATAAACCCTGAGGATCCAGTCGCAATGGCCAGTATTCAGAGAGTTGCTGCAACATTCTTCAATGCAATCGATGAGAAAGAAGGCAGTCCATATGTCTTTCGTGGCGACCAGTCGCCTATAGCAGAACCTAAGACAACTTTGGCACATGAAGAAGCTCCTGCTGAGAGTGACCAGGAGGATCTAGACAGATTTATAGCTGAGATCGAGCATGCAGCTGATCGAGAGTGGGCTGaaggggaagaagaagaaaaagaagagattgGGAGAATTAGATACTGGAATAGACAAGAGTTTGGAGGAAGGCCTGGGAGATTCGATAACCTTCAAAATGATTACTCTGATGATGAGTTTAGAGGGTCAAGGGGTTGGAAAGGTCCACATGGGAACAAGAGGACTGCTGGTAGTGTGGATGAATATGAAGATAATTTTGGGGATGCTGCTGGGCTGGATCGGGGTAATGCTGGTGGTTTAAGTGAGGCTGGAAGTGAAGATTATGATGATGGTTCGGAAGAAGATTTTGAGTTCAAGAGATCTATGGTGGAAAAAAGAAAGCAAGATACAGTTGGAAGGTGGAGTAGCACTGCTGGTATCAAGAGAAATGCTGGAGGTAGTTATAGACGAGCAATGGCAGAAGAAGATTCTGAGATGGAAAGTATGTTGGATGACCTAGACAGTGCAATGCGAGAATCGGAGGTtgaggaagatgaagatgatgatttcgGAGCATCAAATCGTAGTAAAAATTTCAGGAGCAGCAGTGATGAAGAGGATGGATTTTATACCACAAAGGGAAGTGAGAAAAATAGGGTCAAATATTACGAGAGTGACGGTTGTTATGAAGATAATGCCGAGCTTGAGAAGTCAAACAGAGCCGCATATGGGAAGGTGGATAGGATTGGTAGAGGCAGAAACGCGGATGCTGAATATAGGAAAAAGATTACCAAGGAAGCTGATGATGTGTTCAGTGACTAA